The Polycladomyces subterraneus genome segment ACATTGATAAGGTAGCGTTCACCGGCGGCACGGCGACTGGACGCAGCATCATGAAAGCAGCAAGTGGAAACTTGAAAAAGATTTCACTGGAATTAGGCGGAAAATCGCCAAATATTGTTTTCGCGGATGCTGATTTTGAGACAGCTCTTGATTACGCGCTGTTTGCGATTTTTGTCAACCAGGGGCAAGTCTGCTCCGCAGGTTCCAGACTTTTGCTTGAAGAGAGCATCCATGATGAATTTATAGAAAAATTGGTTGAAAGAGCGAAGAAAATCAAAGTGGGGCCGGGTAATGATCCGGATACGGAAATGGGTCCGCTCATCTCCGAAGCGCATATGAACAAAGTGCTGAACTACATCAAGATTGGCCAAGAAGAAGGGGCCCAGCTTGTCTGCGGCGGTAAAAGAATTACGGAGAACGGTTTGGAAAAAGGCTACTTTGTTGAACCTACCATTTTTATCGACACGAAGCCGGATATGAGAATTGTGCAAGAAGAAATCTTCGGTCCCGTTTTGGTCGTGCAAAAATTCAAAGACGAAGCGGAAGCGATCCGATTGGCGAATGATACTGTTTATGGCCTCGCGGGCGCGGTATTTACGCAGGACGGAGCGAAAGCGCAACGGGTTGTACGGAAGCTGCGTGCCGGAATCACCTGGATCAATACCTATCACCCCACATACAATGAAGCTCCCTGGGGCGGTTATAAGCAGAGTGGAATTGGCCGAGAATTAGGCACATTTGGTTATGAGGAATACACCGAAGTGAAACAGATCAATACCAATCTGCAAGTAGAGCCAACCGGATGGTACAAGGGTTAAAAACACTGATGACCGGGAGTCACAACCGGAAGGGACGCGGGGAACCTTTGAATCGACAATAAGGAAACTGGGGAGTAATGGGGTCCCCAACTCCCTACTTACCCTTACCTTTCGCCCGAAAATATAATGGATCGTTTGCAAGGAGGATTATTATGAGTAATAAGTATTCTGAGATTTATAGCTATACATCGAAAGTATTGGACCTTATTTCAAAGCAGGAAATTACAGAAGAAGATGCTAAATGGGTGACCGATGAAACGTTAAACGGGTTTAAAGAGCATGTCAATCCCGGTTTTTTGGAATATCGCAAGACTGTGACAAAAGATATGCAGTATGCAGCAGTCGAGTGGAAAGACTCCGGCCCCAACTGCTTTATCGACGTGAATGGGAAAGAGTATATTGACTGCCTGGGCGGCTTTGGAATCTATAACGTCGGGCATCGCCACCCGAAAGTGGTGAAAGCGGTGAAAGATCAGATGGACCGGCAAGCTTTGCACAGCCAGGATTTGCTGGATCCATTGCGTGCTATGCTGGCCAAAACGCTGGCCGATTTGACACCGGGAGATCTTAAGTACTCTTATTTCGGCAACAGCGGCACCGAATCGATCGAAGCAGCGCTCAAGTTGGCCAAAATCTATCATAAGAAAAATGACAGACACACCTTCCTGGCTACGACTCGTGCGTTTCACGGAAAAAGCTTGGGATCTCTGTCGGGTACGGCAAAAGGTGTTTTCCGCAAACCATTTTTGCCTTTGGTTCACGGTTTCCGCCATGTACCATTCGGCGATATCGATATGATGCATAAAACGATGCACGCCTGCCATATGGTCGGGGAAGAAGTCGCCGCTGTCATTGTGGAGCCGATTCAGGGCGAAGGCGGCGTCATTGTTCCTCCGGATGATTACCTGCCAAAGCTTCGTGAACTGTGTGATGAGTATGGTGCCCTGCTCATCTTTGATGAAGTTCAGACTGGAATGGGACGTACCGGAAAAATGTTCTGTTGTGAGCATTATGATGTAGTACCGGATATCTTATGTTTAGGCAAAGCGTTTGGCGGAGGAATCATGCCGGCCAGCGCAACGGTCGCGACAGAAGAAGTGTTCACGCACTGGTTTGAAAATCCGTTCCTTCATACCACCACTTTTGGCGGAAATCCGCTCGCTTGTGCGGCTGCTCTGGCCAACATTAATGTGTTGATCGAAGAGAAATTGCCTGAGCGCGCGGCTGAAATCGGGGAATATTTGATACAAGGCTTAAGAGATGCCGCGAAAGGTCATGAGAATATCGTTCTGGAAATTCGCGGGAAAGGACTCCTCATTGGAATCGAGTTTGTCAGCGATGAAATTGGTTACGAAGTGTCCAAAGGCTTCTTTGATAACGGGGTGCTTGTGGCGGGAACACTCGTGAACGCCAAAACAATCCGGGTTGAGCCACCTCTCACCATTGAGAAAGCCCAATGTGACCGGGTATGTGAGGTATTTGCCAAAGTACTCAACGAAGTAAACAAACAACTGGTTAAAGGTTAAACTCTTAAACTCGTTATAGGCGGCTGGTTAACGTGAAAATTCAATCATCTATTGTAAGTTCTTGTCATGGCACCGTTGTGAAGATCTTTCATCCTTCCTCATTATCGTTTCGCAAAGATCAGCCTCTGTTTCTGATCAGGACCAAAGAGGGTTTGCTGAAAGAGGTGGTTGCGGACAGCCCGGGGACGATCCACTCCTTCGAGGTGAGTGTGGGGGATGAGGTGGTTCCCGGGATGATACTTGCTTACACGGAAGAAGATCTTTTAGATTTTGAGAGCGGCAATGACTCAAAAGCAAGTGAGACCGGTTGATTATATACATCGAGCCTCTTGATAGTCCGACACTACTTTTTGTATACTTTCCAATAAGTAGTCCTGAATGAATATTCGGACAGGATCGAGGATGGTTCGCCGGGCACGAACTATGTGTCAACTTCACGAGTGGTCACTGGCCAAAAGGATATAGCTTCTGGCTTATGGCTATGGGAAGTCATCATGAGTAAACTGATTTTAGGTAAGGTAGGGAACTCTTATCTGCAGATGTAAAGGGTGACCTACCTTTTTCTCTATGATCCATCATCAGAGAGGGGGATCGAATTTATGCTGGTGTTCACTGCTGAAAATATACGGCCTATTCAAACCGTATCCATTTGTGCTTCGATCTCAGAGGTACAAAAACATTTACAACGGCACAAAGACAGGTATTTATTTGTCCGGGAAGATGACGAAATCGTGGGTTTTGTAAAGACGCGAAATATAAAGGGATATGAGGACTTTTCCTCTTTGTTGGAGGAAATGACTCCGCTTAATCGGGTTTATAGCATTACGTGTGGCCAACAAGTACCTGATGTTTATAAGTTATTGGGTGAAGATATTATTCTGGTCAGAGATGAGAACCAAGTCCTATGCGGTTACTTGCAAAGAGATGATATTATCATTGAGTTATTAAGACAAGATGAAACCATTGATTTGTTTCGAACCATTTTGTCATCGATCCCTCTAGGAATCTTTGTTGTCGACCGTAAAGGCTATATTATTAATTACAATGCTGAAGGACTCAGGATGGTCAAAATGGATGCTGAGCAGATACAAAATGTAAAGGCAAGTGAAATTTTCGGGGCTGAGCATATTGACCGGGTTTTGTCCACTGGTGAAACTGTTCTCAATCAGCTCCATATTACGCCGCGAATGGGGATTTTAGCCGATTACAGCCCCATCTTGAATAAAGAAAATGAAGTCAAAGGGATGATCATCATTGTCCAGGATCTTCCTATGCTTGAAGAGCTGGCGATGGAACTGGATTATGTCAAAGGTTTAAATAAAGACTTAAATGCCATTCTTTCTACCGTCTATGATGAAATTCTCGTTGTGGACAACGAAGGCCGTTTGCTACGGTTTAGCGATAACAAAATGTCTGATTTTTGGGCTGGGGATATGAATGAACTGATCGGCAAAAACCTGGTGGAATTTGAAGAGAAGGGACTGTTTAAGCCTTCGGTAACCCGATTGGTTTTAGAGCGCAAGAAGAAGGTATCTGTAATCCAAGAAACCGCGCAGGGCAGAAAAGTTCTGGCGGTTGGAACTCCGGTATTTGATGAGCAAGGAAACCTTGACCGAATTGTGATTGCATCGAGGGATATTACGGAGACAACGAAACTGAAAAGCGAATTAAAGCAAGTTAGGAGGCTATCCGAACAGTACAAAAAAGAACTAGTGGATCTGAAGAAAAGAGAAATGTTGAATCGCAATATTATCTATTGCAGCCCGAAAATTGAACGTATCATGAAAGACATCGAAAAAGTGGCACGATTTTCGTCCACTGTTTTGCTGACAGGAGAATCCGGGGTGGGAAAAGAGGTCTTTGCCAAAGCAATCCACCAGCTCGGGCCCAGATCCAGCAAGCCCTTTCTGAAGATCAATTGTGGCGCGATCCCTGAAAACTTGTTAGAGAGTGAACTTTTCGGCTATGAAAAAGGAGCTTTTACCGGTGCGGATCCAAAGGGAAAAATAGGCTATTTCAGACAAGCCGACAAAGGGGTCCTTTTTTTAGATGAAATTGCGGAGATGCCTCTGTCCCTGCAGGTAAAACTGCTCAGGGTCTTACAGGAACGCGAAGTGATTCCCGTCGGGGGTATTCAGCCGATTCCAATCGATGTACAAATCGTAGCCGCAACGAATAAAAACTTGGAACAGCTTGTGGAAAAAGGGCTCTTTCGTGAAGATCTCTATTATCGGTTAAATGTGATTCCGATTCATATCCCGCCGCTTAGAGAAAGGCCGGAAGATATTCCCCCACTTGCTTATTACTTTTTGCAAAAATTAAACGAAACCCACAATACAAACATTCAACTGGCTCCAGATGCATTAAATCTGTTGGAAGTTTACCCGTGGCCCGGGAATGTGAGAGAGCTTCAAAATGTGATTGAGCGGGCGGTTGTCACGGTCGATGACGATATCATTGTTGCTGATCAAATTTACCGCCTGTTGCAGTGGGAAAAATTGAATACTAAAAGCAAACCGATCATCACCAACATCATGCCCCTGCCAGAAGCATTGGAGGTAGTGGAAGAACAGCTCATATTACTCGCTATGGAAAAATACAAAACGACAACAATGGCTGCCAAGATGCTGGGCATCAGTCAATCATCAGTTAGCAGGAAATATCAAAAAATTATGCAAAAGAGGGCGGAGAAATCAAAAATCGTTTAAATAGCGATGTTTTAAAATGCTTTTTTCCAATCCACCCATCATCTAAGAAGAAGAAGGGGCAATGCAAGTCTGCATTGCCCCTTGTCTTCTGTTGCTTAACCGGCAATGGTCTTTTGGTCTGCATTACACTCTTGATATTGTTGTACCCGAAACATTTTCGTAATGTACATGAGAATAGTGATACCGACCGCAGACCAAATCAGGCCCATAACCAAAGCACTCGTTTGAATGCTGTACCACAAGTAAGCGACGAATGCGGCCCCGGCCAGTGGATAGATGAGATAACTGAAGAAACCTTTTAGCGTACTGTGTTGCTTCTCTTTTATCACATAATGAGCAATCACGGACAGATTCACAAAGGTAAAGGCCATCAATGCTCCATAGTTGATGATTGATGCGGCAGTGTCAAGCTCAAGGAACAAGGTGTTCAGACAGACAAGGCCGACGATGATTACGTTATACACAGGGGTGCCCCAACGGGGATGGACATAACCAAACACTTTTTTTGGCAACACACGATCCCGTCCCATCGCATATAACAGGCGAGTCACACTGGCATGCGAAGCGAGTCCGGATGCGAGAGTGCCCATAAATGAGCCTGCCAGGAAAAAGATTTGGAAAATCTTACTGCCCACAATAAGAGCCATTTCGGGCGAAGGAGTATCAGGATGATTAAACTTGGACACGTCAGGGAACATGGCTTGTGCGAAGTAAGAAGTTGTGATGAATATGAGTCCGCCAACCAAAGCCACCAGGAAAATCCCGCGCGGGATCGTCTTGGTCGGTTCGGGCGTCTCCTCTGACAAAGTGGTTACCGCATCAAACCCTAAGTAAGAAAAGCACACAATCGTTGCACCTGCTAACAGGTGAGAGAAATCCAGATCAGGATTCACCAGCGGCTGTAAAGCGAAAACACTGCCTATGCCTTTTCCCGATAGAAGATCTTGAATAACGAGAGCGATGAAAAGTACTACCACCAGTGTTTGATAAACGACCAAAA includes the following:
- a CDS encoding aldehyde dehydrogenase family protein, which produces MESILKMYIDGKWTASSSGEFRQVINPANGEVIAVVTEGTAKDVKKAVAAAKRAFYEDGWWDTPAVERARLLFKLADRLEEQAEEFAELEVKDNGKPYREATVDVADAVACFRYYAGLATKPHGQTYEVADPMQSVVVREPIGVCGQIIPWNYPLLMAAWKLAPALAAGNTVVFKPSEITPLSAIKLFEIIEEVGFPPGVANLVLGEGKTVGHEIAVNHDIDKVAFTGGTATGRSIMKAASGNLKKISLELGGKSPNIVFADADFETALDYALFAIFVNQGQVCSAGSRLLLEESIHDEFIEKLVERAKKIKVGPGNDPDTEMGPLISEAHMNKVLNYIKIGQEEGAQLVCGGKRITENGLEKGYFVEPTIFIDTKPDMRIVQEEIFGPVLVVQKFKDEAEAIRLANDTVYGLAGAVFTQDGAKAQRVVRKLRAGITWINTYHPTYNEAPWGGYKQSGIGRELGTFGYEEYTEVKQINTNLQVEPTGWYKG
- a CDS encoding sigma 54-interacting transcriptional regulator produces the protein MLVFTAENIRPIQTVSICASISEVQKHLQRHKDRYLFVREDDEIVGFVKTRNIKGYEDFSSLLEEMTPLNRVYSITCGQQVPDVYKLLGEDIILVRDENQVLCGYLQRDDIIIELLRQDETIDLFRTILSSIPLGIFVVDRKGYIINYNAEGLRMVKMDAEQIQNVKASEIFGAEHIDRVLSTGETVLNQLHITPRMGILADYSPILNKENEVKGMIIIVQDLPMLEELAMELDYVKGLNKDLNAILSTVYDEILVVDNEGRLLRFSDNKMSDFWAGDMNELIGKNLVEFEEKGLFKPSVTRLVLERKKKVSVIQETAQGRKVLAVGTPVFDEQGNLDRIVIASRDITETTKLKSELKQVRRLSEQYKKELVDLKKREMLNRNIIYCSPKIERIMKDIEKVARFSSTVLLTGESGVGKEVFAKAIHQLGPRSSKPFLKINCGAIPENLLESELFGYEKGAFTGADPKGKIGYFRQADKGVLFLDEIAEMPLSLQVKLLRVLQEREVIPVGGIQPIPIDVQIVAATNKNLEQLVEKGLFREDLYYRLNVIPIHIPPLRERPEDIPPLAYYFLQKLNETHNTNIQLAPDALNLLEVYPWPGNVRELQNVIERAVVTVDDDIIVADQIYRLLQWEKLNTKSKPIITNIMPLPEALEVVEEQLILLAMEKYKTTTMAAKMLGISQSSVSRKYQKIMQKRAEKSKIV
- a CDS encoding putrescine aminotransferase — protein: MSNKYSEIYSYTSKVLDLISKQEITEEDAKWVTDETLNGFKEHVNPGFLEYRKTVTKDMQYAAVEWKDSGPNCFIDVNGKEYIDCLGGFGIYNVGHRHPKVVKAVKDQMDRQALHSQDLLDPLRAMLAKTLADLTPGDLKYSYFGNSGTESIEAALKLAKIYHKKNDRHTFLATTRAFHGKSLGSLSGTAKGVFRKPFLPLVHGFRHVPFGDIDMMHKTMHACHMVGEEVAAVIVEPIQGEGGVIVPPDDYLPKLRELCDEYGALLIFDEVQTGMGRTGKMFCCEHYDVVPDILCLGKAFGGGIMPASATVATEEVFTHWFENPFLHTTTFGGNPLACAAALANINVLIEEKLPERAAEIGEYLIQGLRDAAKGHENIVLEIRGKGLLIGIEFVSDEIGYEVSKGFFDNGVLVAGTLVNAKTIRVEPPLTIEKAQCDRVCEVFAKVLNEVNKQLVKG